The proteins below come from a single Tribolium castaneum strain GA2 chromosome 9, icTriCast1.1, whole genome shotgun sequence genomic window:
- the LOC658788 gene encoding synaptotagmin-10 isoform X1: protein MGLVRAAAAITPVLPSEEVNYSDAGSETDESDWSGILTYQILGVIFLTAMALVLLAAVSYQCAATWKWIRDKTCGDPSDAETSINKQQAAIRISHSLPDLQSEPMTQEYVQEHKDSMAKKVLRQTTLPIVPTRHQTFQRQLSHRLEMPSNVQFSICTLEHRSDSSIVGLIKPELYKKDLVRQSSADSSGGPEMEYCGKLHFSLRYDKDVEGLVVRVFEGRDLPIKDSTGSSDPYIKLYLLPDRKKKFQTKVHRKNLNPVFNETFIFSVPYEELRQRYLQFSVYDFDRFSRHDLIGHVVLKGLLDATDLQQEIEYTMNILCPPQEKVDLGELMLSLCYLPTAGRLTITIIKGRSLKAMDITGKSDPYVKVYLLCQGKRIKKKKTSVKKNTLNPVYNEALVFDVPAENIEDVSLIVKVIDYDRIGSNELMGCTAIGSSFIGIGKDHWLEMLDNPRCPVAQWYPLLESIPGHIPANDSTPLSLSCLNR, encoded by the exons ATGGGACTTGTGAGGGCTGCTGCTGCCATCACGCCCGTCCTTCCTAGCGAAGAAGTCAACTATTCGGACGCCGGTAGTGAAACAG ACGAATCAGACTGGTCAGGTATCCTAACATATCAAATATTGGGTGTGATATTTCTGACGGCGATGGCGTTAGTTCTTCTAGCGGCTGTGAGTTATCAATGCGCCGCCACGTGGAAATGGATAAGAGACAAAACCTGCGGCGACCCTTCGGACGCCGAGACCTCCATCAACAAGCAACAAGCCGCTATCAGAATCAGTCACTCTCTACCGGACTTGCAATCGGAGCCCATGACCCAGGAGTACGTCCAAGAGCACAAAGACTCGATGGCCAAGAAGGTCCTGCGCCAAACCACCTTGCCCATCGTGCCCACCAGGCACCAGACCTTCCAACGGCAACTGTCCCATCGGCTGGAGATGCCCTCGAACGTCCAGTTCAGCATCTGCACGCTGGAGCACAGGAGCGACTCGAGTATCGTTGGGCTGATTAAG cCCGAGTTGTATAAGAAAGATTTGGTCCGCCAGTCGTCCGCTGACAGCTCCGGGGGTCCCGAGATGGAATACTGTGGCAAATTGCATTTCTCGCTGCGATACGACAAAGACGTAGAAGGGCTTGTCGTGagg GTGTTCGAGGGCCGCGATTTGCCCATCAAGGACTCCACGGGCAGCAGCGACCCCTACATAAAACTCTACCTCCTGCCGGACCGGAAAAAGAAATTCCAGACGAAAGTCCACCGGAAAAACCTCAATCCGGTGTTTAACGAGACGTTTATATTCAG TGTTCCCTACGAGGAGCTGCGGCAGCGGTACCTCCAGTTCTCCGTGTACGACTTCGACCGCTTCTCGCGGCACGACCTCATCGGGCACGTCGTCCTCAAGGGCCTCCTGGACGCCACGGACCTGCAGCAGGAGATCGAGTACACGATGAACATCCTCTGCCCGCCACAG GAAAAAGTCGATTTGGGCGAGCTGATGCTGTCGCTTTGTTATCTGCCGACGGCCGGAAGACTGACCATCACGATAATTAAGGGGAGGAGTCTCAAAGCGATGGATATTACGGGAAAATCAG ATCCTTACGTTAAAGTGTATTTGCTTTGTCAAGGCAAGCGgataaagaagaaaaagacGTCGGTGAAGAAAAATACGCTCAACCCGGTGTATAACGAGGCGTTGGTCTTTGATGTCCCGGCTGAGAATATCGAGGATGTTTCCCTCATTGTTAAAGTGATAGACTACGACAG aatCGGTTCAAATGAGCTGATGGGCTGCACGGCGATAGGTTCAAGTTTCATAGGAATCGGCAAGGACCACTGGTTAGAAATGCTGGACAATCCCCGGTGCCCCGTGGCCCAATGGTACCCCCTCCTCGAATCGATACCGGGCCACATACCCGCCAACGACTCCACCCCCCTCAGCCTCAGCTGCCTCAACAGGTGA
- the LOC658788 gene encoding synaptotagmin-10 isoform X2 — translation MGLVRAAAAITPVLPSEEVNYSDAGSETDESDWSVLLAAVSYQCAATWKWIRDKTCGDPSDAETSINKQQAAIRISHSLPDLQSEPMTQEYVQEHKDSMAKKVLRQTTLPIVPTRHQTFQRQLSHRLEMPSNVQFSICTLEHRSDSSIVGLIKPELYKKDLVRQSSADSSGGPEMEYCGKLHFSLRYDKDVEGLVVRVFEGRDLPIKDSTGSSDPYIKLYLLPDRKKKFQTKVHRKNLNPVFNETFIFSVPYEELRQRYLQFSVYDFDRFSRHDLIGHVVLKGLLDATDLQQEIEYTMNILCPPQEKVDLGELMLSLCYLPTAGRLTITIIKGRSLKAMDITGKSDPYVKVYLLCQGKRIKKKKTSVKKNTLNPVYNEALVFDVPAENIEDVSLIVKVIDYDRIGSNELMGCTAIGSSFIGIGKDHWLEMLDNPRCPVAQWYPLLESIPGHIPANDSTPLSLSCLNR, via the exons ATGGGACTTGTGAGGGCTGCTGCTGCCATCACGCCCGTCCTTCCTAGCGAAGAAGTCAACTATTCGGACGCCGGTAGTGAAACAG ACGAATCAGACTGGTCAG TTCTTCTAGCGGCTGTGAGTTATCAATGCGCCGCCACGTGGAAATGGATAAGAGACAAAACCTGCGGCGACCCTTCGGACGCCGAGACCTCCATCAACAAGCAACAAGCCGCTATCAGAATCAGTCACTCTCTACCGGACTTGCAATCGGAGCCCATGACCCAGGAGTACGTCCAAGAGCACAAAGACTCGATGGCCAAGAAGGTCCTGCGCCAAACCACCTTGCCCATCGTGCCCACCAGGCACCAGACCTTCCAACGGCAACTGTCCCATCGGCTGGAGATGCCCTCGAACGTCCAGTTCAGCATCTGCACGCTGGAGCACAGGAGCGACTCGAGTATCGTTGGGCTGATTAAG cCCGAGTTGTATAAGAAAGATTTGGTCCGCCAGTCGTCCGCTGACAGCTCCGGGGGTCCCGAGATGGAATACTGTGGCAAATTGCATTTCTCGCTGCGATACGACAAAGACGTAGAAGGGCTTGTCGTGagg GTGTTCGAGGGCCGCGATTTGCCCATCAAGGACTCCACGGGCAGCAGCGACCCCTACATAAAACTCTACCTCCTGCCGGACCGGAAAAAGAAATTCCAGACGAAAGTCCACCGGAAAAACCTCAATCCGGTGTTTAACGAGACGTTTATATTCAG TGTTCCCTACGAGGAGCTGCGGCAGCGGTACCTCCAGTTCTCCGTGTACGACTTCGACCGCTTCTCGCGGCACGACCTCATCGGGCACGTCGTCCTCAAGGGCCTCCTGGACGCCACGGACCTGCAGCAGGAGATCGAGTACACGATGAACATCCTCTGCCCGCCACAG GAAAAAGTCGATTTGGGCGAGCTGATGCTGTCGCTTTGTTATCTGCCGACGGCCGGAAGACTGACCATCACGATAATTAAGGGGAGGAGTCTCAAAGCGATGGATATTACGGGAAAATCAG ATCCTTACGTTAAAGTGTATTTGCTTTGTCAAGGCAAGCGgataaagaagaaaaagacGTCGGTGAAGAAAAATACGCTCAACCCGGTGTATAACGAGGCGTTGGTCTTTGATGTCCCGGCTGAGAATATCGAGGATGTTTCCCTCATTGTTAAAGTGATAGACTACGACAG aatCGGTTCAAATGAGCTGATGGGCTGCACGGCGATAGGTTCAAGTTTCATAGGAATCGGCAAGGACCACTGGTTAGAAATGCTGGACAATCCCCGGTGCCCCGTGGCCCAATGGTACCCCCTCCTCGAATCGATACCGGGCCACATACCCGCCAACGACTCCACCCCCCTCAGCCTCAGCTGCCTCAACAGGTGA
- the LOC103312653 gene encoding leucine-rich repeat-containing protein 56 has protein sequence MAPNLEENLLNRASKELILFMLPHGPISDDSEEDIDPDIDDSFTFDPSRIHVPLEHNLRALLVQVTGTEDLERVTQVKLRVIARDVPLQHLGMFIPALRELILDGSVVATLRELGSTLKNLKILRINRCGIEVLDNMLALESLEELYAADNSIENCMPCAFLSNLKVLDLRRNRLRDVPRTLTFLTICEKLEHIYLGGNDEIWQFGNYRQTVKSLLPTLRSLDGITFEDESNPKLSQQNLTQKTEKINQNTVFVPIRNGIMPRARPTSDAATGFTITFPPKVFNERSPSSK, from the exons ATGGCCCCGAATTTGGAGGAAAACCTCCTTAACAGGGCTTCGAAGGAGCTCATTTTATTCATGTTGCCCCACGGTCCAATATCGGACGACAGTGAAGAAGACATCGACCCCGATATCGACGACAGTTTCACGTTTGACCCTTCCCGGATCCACGTCCCTCTGGAGCACAACCTTAGGGCGCTCCTGGTCCAAGTAACGGGAACAGAGGACTTGGAGCGCGTAACGCAAGTGAAATTGCGAGTGATCGCCCGAGACGTCCCCTTGCAACACTTGGGGATGTTCATCCCGGCCCTTCGGGAGCTCATCTTGGACGGCAGTGTCGTCGCGACGCTGCGGGAGCTGGGCTCCACCCTAAAAAACCTGAAAATTTTGAGGATAAATCGGTGCGGGATCGAGGTTTTGGATAATATGCTCGCGTTGGAGAGTCTGGAGGAGCTGTACGCTGCGGATAATTCGATTGAGAACTGCATGCCTTGCGCTTTTTTGAGCAACCTGAAAGTACTGGATTTGAGGAG GAATCGGCTCAGAGATGTGCCACGCACCTTGACCTTCCTGACGATATGCGAGAAACTGGAACATATTTATCTCGGGGGAAATGATGAAATATGGCAGTTTGGGAACTACCGACAGACCGTTAAAAGCTTATTACCGACATTGAGAAGTTTAGATGGCATTACCTTCGAAG ACGAATCTAATCCGAAACTTTCCCAGCAAAATTTGActcaaaaaacggaaaaaatcaaccaaaacaCG GTGTTTGTCCCTATCAGAAATGGAATTATGCCGAGAGCTAGACCTACAAGTGATGCAGCAACCGGATTTACCATCACTTTTCCCCCTAAAGTATTCAATGAAAGATCTCCAAGCTCCAAATAG